In one Nocardia tengchongensis genomic region, the following are encoded:
- a CDS encoding histidine phosphatase family protein: MQLILVRHAQPQRVQAESGHADPDLTALGVEQAGRVPAALAQHRIARVVSSPQLRARETARPTAEKLGLDIDILDGLAEYDRELPMYIPIEDAQQEFRETYERIKAGHLPEQIDGDAFIARVRDSVAGIVAAADPADTVVVFAHGGVINVLLQDVLGLARPLTFPIDYCSITRILYSRTGGRTAATVNENGHVWDLLPRAQRRTP, from the coding sequence GTGCAGTTGATCCTCGTCCGCCACGCCCAGCCGCAACGAGTGCAGGCCGAGTCCGGCCACGCCGACCCGGATCTCACCGCGCTCGGCGTCGAACAGGCGGGGCGGGTGCCGGCCGCGCTGGCCCAGCATCGGATCGCGCGGGTGGTGAGCAGCCCGCAGCTGCGCGCCCGCGAGACCGCGCGGCCCACCGCGGAGAAACTCGGGCTCGACATCGACATCCTCGACGGGCTCGCCGAATACGACCGCGAACTGCCGATGTACATCCCGATCGAGGACGCGCAGCAGGAGTTCCGGGAGACCTACGAGCGGATCAAGGCCGGGCACCTGCCCGAGCAGATCGACGGGGACGCCTTCATCGCCCGGGTGCGGGACAGCGTCGCCGGCATCGTCGCGGCCGCCGACCCCGCCGACACGGTGGTCGTGTTCGCGCACGGCGGTGTGATCAACGTCCTGCTGCAGGACGTGCTGGGGCTGGCGCGGCCGCTCACCTTCCCGATCGACTACTGCTCGATCACCCGAATCCTGTACTCGCGCACCGGCGGCCGCACCGCCGCCACCGTCAACGAGAACGGGCACGTGTGGGACCTGCTGCCGCGCGCGCAACGCCGCACCCCCTGA